Genomic DNA from Magnolia sinica isolate HGM2019 chromosome 4, MsV1, whole genome shotgun sequence:
AGCTCTCGGACTCGCTCACATCAGCGCTCAAGCTGTAGCTTCCGAACCGTTCGCTCTGCTGGTCGAAAGCGTCGTCGTCAGACGAAACAGTCCCCATCGAGGAAATGCAGAAACCCTAGCTCAATTTCGCTCCGACGAAGAGAAGAATGCTGAATGCAATGCAGCGATTCAGGAACCTGTACCACCCATCTACCGTACTCCCATGCGCAGAATGGGATTGTATCCGATCCCGGATATTTTCATCGTCTTCTGAGATTTGCGGCGGCGTTACTGCAGCTGCAGGTGCTGCAACGCGTGAAAAGCAAAAGCGAAAAAAGCACGCTGCACCTCTCACTCCGACGGAagaaactgaaaaagaaatgcGAGGTGCACTCGCGCGAGTGTGTTTCTCTTGGCTGGCCACTCATTTGTATAGCGGCATACGTGCAACCCATCGGAGTTGTTCAACAGGCCGAAACTGGCGCTGCATATCTCCTCAGTAAAAAGTATGATCAGATCATCTCGTTGATCATGCATATCCTTTAACGCGGACCATTCAATTAATTTTCTTTCAATTATCCATTCAGTTTCACAAATTAGATAATCTTATCAGCATATTTTCTTAACAAGGAATGTTAATATGATTGGTCCCACATGATCAACGGATCAGATATTTATAGCCGTATATAGCACCGGCATGCGGGAGCTAGGGTAACAGAAAACAGTCGCGCGAGTGACATTAATAAGGCTATTGAAAGTAAAAGGAGACGCCGCTTGCAGATTCCCTTCCGGACTAACAGTCTTCGGCTTGTCTGCGCGCCCATTTTGGAGCCCTTGCCACGTCGTTATCCACGTCGGATTATTTCTTGCTTGTGAGATACTGGAATTGGCGGACTGAATAACATGCACTATAGGTTACTGACTAAGCTATGTGgtgcccactctgatgtatgtattttatccacaccgtccatccattttaccagctcattttttggcataaaacaaaaattaaagtatattcaaggatcaagtgaaccacaccacaggaaatagtgtagaTAACGTCgttgactgttgaaacttttctagggcacggtcatgtttatatgtcatccaaactgttctcAATGTCAccaagaactggatgaagggaaaacacaaataaaattttgatccaaagcttccgtgGCACCCAATAAGTTTTCAAGGTACGTGtgcaattcacacagtttcctatATTATTTCCACTACTTGACTTTgggtatacttcaattttgggctcatgacaaTAAATAATCTactaaaacagatgaacggcatggataagacacataaattaaggtggccccacggagtttactcagtacgaatcGCAATCTGCTTCTGTGGGAGACTGTTGGTCCGACTCGGACCAAAGAATCATGGTGACACCACGACCCACGTGGGTGCAGCAGGTTGTCGTGGGTTTGGAATCTTAGGTCTTAAGGCATTTGAATGGCTAGAAGTAACAATGATGGTGGTTACATGCTCGCGGGAAATCTTGGTGGGCCCTTTTTCTTCGGCGATCCGACCCGGAGGCTATAGCTCCGTGGACACTTCTAAAATTGCTCACATTGAATGATACCAGACGTTCGTTTCTTCGTATATTTTCTGGATTGAAGCTACTTTTGTTACCAGAAAAGCTTAATACCTACGCAGAGCATGATCGATGATCCACGGTAGGGCCTCTATGGTTGAATGTATTTCAGGGAAGTTACAGTGTATTTTAGGcttttaaaatattaattacgTGCtacatggatttgtgatggaatggATGCTGTATCACGTTAACAGTAGCAACTTTTGGGTAGGGAAAATAAGATGGGCTCTagaagtcccaccatgatgaatgtgttttgtcatgctgtccattcatttggccctATCATTCCGAGGTCTAATTCAAAAAAtagacagatctaaagctcagaTAAACTACACCATCGGAAAAGCATTTAAATTGTTAGTATTCAATCTCTAATATTTTATGGATTGGTGATGGCATTTGAGATTGCAAGAGCAGTGCAAACTCCCTTCCCTCCACCAGACATGTCTTCACCAAGGAGAAGCTTCGCGAACCGCTCCTTCATCATCTCAACTTCTGCAACTatggagaaaaaataaataaacaatgtaAATAGAATACTTTGCTAATCACAACGATGGGAACACCTGCTAAACTAGACATTGTCTCCAATTCTGCAGCAGTGGAGAAAAATGcatcaaataaaatgaaaatacaaCAGCAAATACGATATTTGCTATTATGCACCTCCAGAGACACAGACACCATCTCGACTTTCACAAACTCAAACAACATGGAAAAATAAAAGGCCATCTGCTAACTTGCACCCGTGGAGACAGCTTCTAAACCAGAGGTCCAGAACAAAGTGCGCCCATTAAAATCAGCGGCACAAGTTAGATCGCcctcccacaatgctgaaatgctAATCTACAGAAAAAAATTCAAAGGGCGAATGAAGGGGAAAAGCacgggaaaaaaaaaacgaaagaacGAACCAGATAAATCAGTCTCTCGCTTCTCCCCCTTTCCTTCCCACATGACCACATCTCTGCCGCCGACAGCAAGCATCAGTTCCGGCGCCGGTGCCGAGGAAACGGACTTTCCGGCAGCGAGAGCAAGAGACGCCGGAGAGCTCGAAGCGGCGTCAGCATCGGCGCTGTACTGGCGACCGGAGAAGCTGCTGCAGCTCTCGGACTCGCTCACATCAGCGCTCAAGCTGTAGCTTCCGAACCGTTCGCTCTGCTGGTCGAAAGCGTCGTCGTCAGACGAAACAGTCCCCATCGAGGAAATGCAGAAACCCTAGCTCAATTTCGCTCCGACGAAGAGAAGAATGCTGAATGCAATGCAGCGATTCAGGAACCTGTACCACCCATCTACCGTACTCCCGTGCGCAGAATGGGATTGTATCCGATCCCGGATATTT
This window encodes:
- the LOC131244169 gene encoding rop guanine nucleotide exchange factor 1-like, producing the protein MGTVSSDDDAFDQQSERFGSYSLSADVSESESCSSFSGRQYSADADAASSSPASLALAAGKSVSSAPAPELMLAVGGRDVVMWEGKGEKRETDLSVAEVEMMKERFAKLLLGEDMSGGGKGVCTALAISNAITNP